A stretch of DNA from Pogoniulus pusillus isolate bPogPus1 chromosome 8, bPogPus1.pri, whole genome shotgun sequence:
GGCAGGTCATTTGAGGTGCTGCTTATTTGAGGATGGCCATGCCTGTGCTTCTTGAGGTGATCAAGCTTATCTGAAGCGTTGCAAGATGGGTTTCTTCCAGACATGGTGTTCCCTTGCTCCTATGCCACACCTCCTGCCCACGCTTGCCCACCCTCCCAAAGGGTTCATTAGTTTCTGTAAGTGCTTAAATGATGCCAAAGCTGCCCCAGGACTTCCTAGGTGCAGTGGccaaggtgtggccatggttCAGGTTTTGTCATACTgtggtgtggaaaaaaaaaatgaggatgctcagggaaCTGGCTTTGCCTGGCATCCGGAGAAGAGGGTACCACCAGTGCTGagttttcaagctgtgccagggagatgGAGAACCCAGCAGGCACATGGCCAGTGGCCCAGGGAGCCCCTCTGATGGGACAgatgagctggcagtggtgacagctgccagcaggacacTTAGACTAGGTGGTGTTGGTGTGGCAAGAGCCACCAAGCTGGGTGAAATAGAACTATGATCATGCAACCCCAGCTGTTGTGTTAGCTTGGGGAGGCATTTTTTGCAGCAGCCAGAGTGGGGTGGAGGCTAATCTGTAGAGAAGGGTGGTGCCAGTGGCGTCAGGGTCTAGGCAAGCAGCCTCCAGGGCAGTGCCTTGGTATGCCTTGGTGTGATGCCTGATGCCCACAGTCACAGTGCCAAAGACAGAAGCCTTCTGCTTCCCCATGCTTTCGGTCACCACATCCCACTGGCCCATGGTGGAAAAGTTGGGGCTCTTGGACACATGACATGCACTGGTCTGGCCACAGGGAGAGTGGGCATCAGGCACCCTGcaccccccagccccactgTTTCTGCCTTCCCCCTACCCTGGGCCACTTCATCTGTCACCCTGATGTGGATATGCAGAGCAGGTCACAGTGCTGGCATACATGTGGAAGtactccatgatcttgaagtTGTGCATATGTTCCCCAGGGGCAGTTGAAGGGCCTgctctctttaatatctttatcagtgatctggatgaaggaTTGAGGCTACTCTAAGTACATTTGCAGCTGACAGTAAGCTGGGCAGGAGTGGcaatctgcttgagggtagaaaAGCTCTACAGAGGgttctggacaggctggatcaatgggctgaggcaaatggcacgaggttcaacaaagctgggtgctgggtcctgcacttgggtcacaacaaccctgtgCAGGCTGGGacggagtggctggaaagctgcctcaTGGAAAAGCACCTTGGCATGTTGGTCAACAgctgtctgaacatgagccaacagtgtgctcaggtggccagggaGGCCAAGAGCCTGTGTCAGAAactgtgtgaccagcaggaccagggaagcaatcatgcccctgtacttggcactggtgaagccacaccttgaatattgtgttcagttttgggcaacCCACTACAAGAAACACATTTTGGTGCTGGAACACACctaaagaagggcagcaaaccTGGCGAAGGGTCCTGAGAACAACTTCTGTTAGGAGTGTTTGAGGCAACTGAGGCTAttaagtctggagaaaaggaggctcaggggagatcttatcactctctacaactacctgaaagcaggTCTTAGCAAGTTGGATGCTGGCTAATTCTGCCAACAAACAAgaggtaggacaagaggaatggCCTCAGATTGTGCCAGCGAAGGTTTAGATTTGACGCTAGAGaagatttcttcactgaaagccctccctgggctgcccagggaggtggtggagtcactgtccctggaagtatttaaaagacatgtatcTGGCACTTGGGAACATGGTTGAGGATTGATCTATGAAATatgaagttggacttgatgatcttacaggtctcttccaaccaaaaagactttgtgattctgtgtagttGGGGAAGTCCTTGAGGGTAGGGATCTCACCAAAGCACATCATCTCCTTAGAGAAATTGGTGAGAGGAGTAGATGCTGCCACAGCCCTCCCCGGGGTGCTCCTGTGGGAGTGGGACACAGCTTGGCCCTGCCTGGCACCTTGGCATACTTACTGGTTCAGTATTAGATCACAAGTGGTTGTAGCACCTGTCACTgtccccagcaccctcctgtGGGTGTGACTGACcacctcacagggaaaaggaaACTCTGGGTTGGCAGGAGGTGGCATCTTGTGCTTCAGTTTCCCTGCTCCCACCCCGGCCTCAGTGGTGTGCAGAGCCTGGTGGGTTACAACAATGGACACTCAGTACTGCTCATGTGGGAATCATCATCCCTGTGCTTTCTGTGGGTGACTGAGCTTAGCTGGGGTGTTACAAGATATACTTATTCTAGACATGATCTACAGGTTCTCCTACCTTCACAATACTCTCCTGCCCACGCCTACCCTCCCCAAGGGGCTCATTAGGTTGTGTAAGTGCTTAACGATGctgatgctgcccagggactCCCTGGGTGTGGTGGCCAAGATGTGGCCATGGTCCAGATTTTGTCTGGTCATGGTGTGAAAAGCAATATCGAGGAGGTGCTCAGCTCACTGTCATCTGGAAGCCATGCCAGCTTTGGTGTGTGGTGGCCAGGACCCCTTGTCACCACTCTGGGTCCATGACCCACACAGCAGTCCTCTACAGGGGCTGTGTGCAGGTGACAAGGGTAGCACAAAGCCACTTTGCTGTGACCACCATGACCTGGCCTGGTGGCACATGCCCTAGGCAAAGCTGCCTTGCTGTGGCCCACACGTGTCTGTGTGTTCATGCGTGTGTGCACACGTGTGTGTGCACGCAGCCCACTGACATGGCCACAAACCCATGTGCACCCCCCTTGCATGCagggggatgtggtggtgtcAGTAACGGGACAGACACGTGGCTCAATTTCATATGCTTTTATCCAGTTAGGAGGTCTGCTGTGCCTTTGCCACTTAGTTCTTGCATGAGTGTGCCAGGGGTGACATGGCTGGGTTACAGGTGACAGAAAAGCCCagcatgtccctgctgggtCAGAAGCGCTGGATTTTACCTGCTGGATGAACAGGTTTCCTCTTCTGTTCCCAGTGGAGGCTCCCCAGTGGGGAGCACCCAGTGGAggacccaggtgctccaggagGGTCCCCTGGAGGCAcccagggggaaggtgcagagcaGACACGGAGGTGTTATTTCAGCAGCCAGGGAGGCTATGTGCATCCCAAGCTCacagtgtggctgcagcagggcattgCTGGGCAGGAGTAAGGCTCTTGCCAGCACTGTGGTGCACAGGGTGCCATGGAGCGGGGTGTGGCAGGCCAGCCCCCTGGCACATCTCAAAGCTGCCCTTCCCACACCTGTAGGGCACCTACAAGTAAGCAAAAATGATGGCGAGGACAACCACGGCCCCAGCCAGTTTGAAAATGAGAGGCATAGTGGAGGTCGAGGGGTGATCCTCCACGGGCCGCGTCTGCAGGGGCTTGATGACACGCTGCCACTGGGTGAGGATGGCCTCCCTGGCACCTGCCCACTTGCCTGGGCCCTGCAGGCGGTACTGGTAGGGTGTGCagggcccaaaggccacctccAGTGCCAGCTTGGGGTCAGTGAGGAAGAGAGTGAGCAGGTTGGgcttgacccccacctggcaggCGAGCTCATCCATGTAGGGGATGTAATCCACCTGGATGGTGTGCCGCTGGCTCTTCACGTACCTgtgggcaggaagggcaggCTGGTGCTAGAAGAAGAGCTGGCAGATGCCCAATGTGCTGGCAAGGTGGTATTGGATGACCATTGGGCAAGGATCACTGGGGTGAGTGGGGGTGGTGCTGCCAAGCACATTGTTGATATTTGTTGACATGGTTAGGTGTGCCAAGATGCAGCCAGAGAACAGGAAAAGTGCCCAACGAGCAGCCATGCCTAGACTAACCACCACCCTGTTCCCGAGGAGGTTCTTACCGCTTTGCCATCGcttctttcttctgctggaTGTCAGCTTCCATGTTGTGCCGTGGAGGCAGCTTGTTCAGCCCTAgggaagatgagccaacagtggcCACTGTGGTGATGCTCTTGTCTGGGTGCTGTGTCCCTACCGTCACCACCACAGCAGGGGGTCTGGCACCTGAGGCATGTCCAAGCTCCTTGGGATGCAAAGGAGCATACAATGGAGCTCAGGTACAGAtgtccctgtgctgctcaggctAAAGCCTGGCTAACCACAATGGCTGTAAGGTGGAAATGTCATTGTTCACAGCCAGGATGGtacagctggctgctgcctcccaaaTACAGCTGggcatcactgccctggggtTGGGAGCACATGTtcaggctgcagccacaggagAGGTTTGCCTCACTTACCCTTGAAGACACGGGTAGCCCAGCGACACTGGAGCTCAGAGATGGGCATGATAGCCCccagaggctggatgaggccaatgAAAGCCAGTGTTGGCTTCTCCAGGTCAGGGGGGAACATGAATTTGTAGAGGGAGATCTGGTTCTCCACCACCTTCACACAGCCCTcaagaaaggggaaggagaagctgtATCCTGTGGCAAAGACCACAGCATCAATCTCTTCCCTGGTGCCATCTTCAAAGATGACAGATGTCTCCGTGAACTCCTTGATGTTTGGCTTCACCTGCACCCTGCCCGAAATGATGCGGTTGGGCAGGTCGTCATTGACAGTTGGGTGCTGGTCAAAAACCCTGGAAGATAAAAGGAACCTTCAGGGCAGTGGGGTGGAGCAtcctggctctgtcctgctgcagccactaCTCTGTGCTCTGGGGATGTTTGTCCCCAGTGATGCTTAGCACCAGGAATTCTCATTGCCAGTAGAGTTAGTCCCTTAGGGATGCTCAGCAGTTGTCACTGCACTGATGCCACCAAGGGTCCATGGAAGGCATAGTGGCTCCTTTGAGCATTGACTGAGCACAACACAGCTGAGAACTAGGTTTATGAGGCTGGTGCCTTGACCCCAACATAAGCACAGGGAGTGAGGAGATGCCTGAGCAGGGCAAGACATGGGAAGTGGGCAGAAGATCCCACACAGTCAAGTGGAGCATTTGCTGGTACCTGTGCTTTGGCTTCAGGCCGTAGTGTGAGTGGTCAAACCTGGCATTCAGTTGCTTCTCCATGATGCTGCTCACCATGGATGAGCTCAGTAGGTCCTTCAAGAATGTCTTCATGCGGGTGGTGAAGATTATGTCTAAGGGATAGCCCTGATCTCCAACACGGTTGAGGATCCATGCACCCCGGCGGGTGCTGAGGAAGACCTGGGCAAGGAAATAAGCATTGCCTCCTGAGGGCTGTGATGGTCCTGAGAGGGCTGACAATGGGGAGACACATCTTTGCCCTGGGATCACtcctctttgtgctgctgcaatGCTTGACAAAGACCCAGAGGGCAAAGAGAGATGGTGGCTGATGCCCAgcagggaggggtggggaagaaCCACAAAGGCATCCCCCAGTAAGGTACTCAGGGCTGGAAACAGAAGTATCTGTAGGGGATCAAGTCTCAACTGCCACCATTGCCTGGCGGTTGGGATTGGTGGGTGCTGGCACTGTCAAACACAGCAAGTGATGGGATGGAGCcatggctgtgccagctgtTGGGGTCATCATGGAACTAGCAATGCTCACTGGGACCCAggttctgctgctcacctgcttgGCTGCTTGGCTGATCTCCACAGCCAGGTCTGAACCCGAATTCCCAATCCCGACGACAACAACTGTCTTGTCCGTGAAATCCCGAGAGTCCTTGTAATCTCGGCTGTGGAGGTAGCGGCCCTTGAACTTCTTGATTcctgtgggcagggaggaaggatGCTTGgcgttctgctgctgggctgagggaCACCTCCCCACAGACTGAAGTGAGGACATTCCCTGGCCGTGCTAGACACCGCCTGTGAAGCTTTGAAGCACACTTGGAgcaaaagcaaggcagagaaaTGCTGGAGACAGGAGAAAGAGCATCTTGGAGTAGAGAGACCACCACAGCCAAGCTTTCTGGGGTCTCTCCTCATGTCAGGGTGGAACGCAGTACCTGGGAAGGTGCTGAGTGGGAGGTGTGCCTCGGTGTGGTGCCCGGTGCACACCAGCACAGCATCGAAGACAGATGCCTCCTGCTTCCCCTCGCTCTCAGTCACCACATCCCACTGGCCCGTGGTGGCGAAGTCGGGGCGCTTGGACACACGGCACACGCTGGTCTGGGCACAGGGAGAGTAAGAGTCAGGCACCCTGCAccccccagcctcattgctgctgcttccccccaGTCTCCCACAGCTTTCACCTTGAAGCGAATGTGGCGGAGCAGGTCGAAGTGCTGGGCATACATGCGGAAGTACTCCATGATCTTGGAGTTGTGCATGTAGTTAGGGAAGTCCTCGGGGATGGGGAAGTCACTGAAGCACATCATCTCCTTGGAAGTGTTGATGATGACAGAGCGGTAGATGCTGGCACGTCCCTCCTCGGGTTGCTCCTGGAGtagagcacagctcagcactggccagggaCAATGACTGGGAGGGATGGCTGGGACTGATGTAATGGCCCTTTGAATGGAgcccctgccctcagcctgctccccagcaccctgccatggCTGATTGTGTGCCACCCCACTAGCTGCCTCTCATGTGGCTGCCATTGTGCAGGACATGTGGCTTGCAGGGCTTACCTCaaacctccacagccctccgaTGTCTCTGGTCCTCTCGAAGCAGATAGGCTCCAGTCCCTCTTGAAGGCAGGCTTTGATGGCACacagcccactgctgcctcctccaatGATGGCCACCCTCTTTGCCATGCCTGGGGACAGTGCTGGACAGCGGGGCTGAGGTGCTATACAAAATTTTGGCCCTGTGCACCAAAATGGTTGCAAACTGAGAAGCAGCCCCCCCCGAAGTTTGTTTAGGAATGTGAGGCAAttgctgtccctgcccctgcagggaCCTGCCCGGCGCTGGGGTTTTGCACCATCCCTATGTTGCCTCTGGACACCGCGGGGAGAAATGCTACCGGGTGCCAAGAAGCCTTGAAATCTCTCTGCCCATGCCAAGTCTGGGCGATGGAGACATGCCAGGCCGCCGTGCTCTGCCTTGGCGACTGATGGCTCCCTCCCAGGTAGGCGATGTCCCCTCTTGCCTGCCCTttgccctctcccttccccacaGAGATGCCCATCGTGCTACCCCAGTGCccgctgcctgccagcagaccATGGGGCCACCTTTAACCGacctgtggctgtggggaggctggCCCGGggaaggctggcagcaggcggGGAGCCGCGCAGAGGTCTCTACTCGTCTGCCCCGACCTGCGCTGCCGGACGGGTGCCTGGCTGCGGGTGCGCGGGGTGGCGAGCGGCTCCTGCCCTGCGTCACTCCTCCCACGGGGCTGGGACGGGAAGGCAGCTGACTCCCGGCCCTCCGTCTGCCTTTTCCGGCAGCGGCTCTCGCCATGGCCTCGGATGGTGGCTGAGGAGCCGTCCCAGTGCCCTTGCTGGAGCCCCGTGTGGGGATAGTGCAGGGATATGGGGTTGCAGGAGAGACAGAGGCGCAGGCGATCTCCGCGCACCGTGTGTGAACAAATGCTGTTCTCGAACTTTAATCTCGGGGATCATCAGGATTAGCCCAGCCCTGCTTATGCCTGCACCTGAGGCATTCTCCAGCACTACATTGCCCACATCCATTCTGCCCTTAGGCTGCTTATGTCagcacagtgtgcccaggaccTTGGTGCAAGGAGCACTGTGCTGCTAaggtgttgctgctgctgggatggtGGAACAAGTTAGGAAAATGTTCTCCCCAGCATCAGGAGCCACAGACTAGGTGGCTCTGGAGCATACCACTGTCTCCTGTCACACTTGAAACTAGACAGCCCCTGGAAATTTTGCTCTCCCACGTTGAGGGAGCTTCACCTCAGAGCCAAGCAAAGCACAGGGCTAGGGAGGAGCCAAGCTCTGAAGATTATATGGTTTTAACCTTTAAAACCACATAGCATGTTTGCAGTAAATATAATAAAGCTCTTTCTGTCCCTCACTGTTGACAAGAACTGCTCTCTGCACAAGAGAGAGGCACTGGGCTGCCAGCCCGTGCTCTGTCCCTGCTTGCAGAAAAGCATCATAAACACATCTTACCAGGAAAAGGGATCGGCACGGGACAGCGAGgaagcagcactggcagcactaCCCTCTTTGCCTCACTCTCAGCTGGCTTCCGGCTCTTTTGCAAGCTCTGCaggggttgcccaaggccttCTCCCAGTTCTCAGCCCTTCTGCTGTGCTATAAAACCTCTGCACAGGTCCAGGACTTTGCCCCCACTGTGCTTTGGTTCATGGCCTGGCCAAACTTGATGAGGCAGTGAGGCATAGGTGATTGCAGGAGTGCACCAGGATCAAGCCATGGCACTCTGGTCAGGATTGGCTTGGGACATCTGTGGGAAAACCATATTTGACAGGCACCCAGGATGTGGAGTGTGGTGGGCAGTGCATGTAGACATGTCTGTTCAGGGCTTCTGGAGtgggcagaggtgctggaggacaAGTCAAGTGAAAGCACCCGTCTCCTCCTTCCTATCAGCAGGCTGGCACCTGTGCTTGGAGGACCAGTGACACACGGCCTACAGTAGTAGAAGAGCTAAGATACTTCAGCACAGCTCAACAAGCCCTGATAACCCCAAACCCTGACCACACCTGAATGCCACACCTGAGTGTCATGCCTGTCAATGATCCTGCAGCCACCGCAGACCTTGCCTCTGCCTCGGGGTGGGAGACCTGTTTGGGATGTCTGCATACACATTCGCAACTTGCCCTGCCAGCTACCAGGCACATGGTGAAAACCAAGGGATTTTGTTTTAGGCCAGCAGGTACCTTCATCCTGCCAATGGGTCAGGGCTTGGCTGTCACATCAGGGATGTTCATTTCAGCCCCTGTATGGCAGACACAGATGGGGTGGTTGTACCAGCAGCCCTCAGGCCACTCCGGCACACTTcaaccagagcagcagccacttAGCCACTGCCTGTTTTTCATGAGACTTAACCCATATTATTCAGGCCCTGAGTGCATGAGCAGACCATGAGGTGCTTCACCTGGGCCAAATCATCCCCCCACATGCTGGGAGCACTATTTGAGCTCAGTACCGAGCCCTTGCTCTCTGCCTGACTGTGGTTCCTGTTGCTGTGGATTCTGTTTTTCTGGTTCAGTCGCAGCACTGACTCATTACAGAGGCTCTTCATGATCCCCTCCTGCCAAGGACAAGCAGTCCTCCGCacaaagcaggctgccaggagcaatgGAGGCAGGATGGGAAAGCCagcctgctgggagcacagggagctgtggcagtggctgtcAGATCCAGGGTTTCTTGCTGCAGGAAGTGCAGGTAAGGGTCAGCTTCCTGCAGGGAAGGGGCTCACTCTGCAGCACACTGTCAGCAGCACTGGTAACTGCTGTGGATGCACTGTACCCCTGGGACACCAAGAGTCCtgtagaggggaaaagaaactgggaagctctgcacagggggctcaggagcaggctgttgCTGGGAATTGCTTCCCATGTTATGTGCTGTTCTGGTGATGGCATGGGTGGACCTAAGCCTTGGTTGCACCATCCTTTTTTCATGGCATTGGGAGCCAGGTGCCTCTGCCTTCCTTGTTTACTTTAAATCAATAGCAATACAGAAGAGATGCATTGCTTAAGAAGGCAAAGCTCTTTATAAACCCAAGACAGACCCCagtgagtctcctccaggcaaacacagagcaggctgtgcagggcatATGACACTGACACAGTCAGTGTATTTACAACACACAAATACACAGGTGACTGGAGAGAAATCTCTGCAAAGCTACAGCTACTACAAACACCATGGGTTAATGCAGCAGGTACCCAGCAAGAGCATGCAGATTCACAGTATCAGCAGTGAGCTGCCAGATGGATGTGCTGAGGCCTTCCTGGACTCTGCAGGGCCTCCTTTTTCATGGGAGAACAATCAATGCAGCTGCTTGGGCCTTTCTGACAGCTCATCAAGAGGGCAAGACAGCACCAAATGTCCTAAGTGTGGGCCCAGAAGCCTGCAGCACCACTAGTGTTGAAGTCTTGGCTGAACAGATGGGGGTCTTAGGATGAGAAATCGAGTTCCATTATCCTCTCCTTGTGCGTGCTTAGAAAGCCAGGCGCATGCCTCCTCCTTTGGGCGGTACCCAGCCATCAGTGGCTCCAGAGCGCAAAGAGGGCAGGTGCGCTGAGTGGGGACAGCCAGCAGTACTCCACCACGCTGTACAGGGCGTAGCCCAGCACCAAACCGAAGAGCACGTCCGTCATGTTGTGCCTGCCCAGCATCACCCTTGAGATGCTGACGATGAGAGCCCAGAGCACCACCAGGACCCGCAGCGGGACGGCGAGCACCAGGTGGCGCAGCACGAAGCGGCAGACGAGGGCGGCTCTGGTGGCGTGGCCCGACGGGAAGGAGTACTTGTCCACCGAGATGGTGACGAACATGTCCATCTTGTTGTGAGTGggtcgccgccgcttgaccagCCCTTtcaccactgccaccagcacgaggtccagcagcagtgctaagAAACAGTAACAGCGAATGAGCAAGGGCTGTGTATACGTTGGtcttctctccccaccccctcccacgGAACACAAGGCaataagcaaagcaaagctgttAGCTAAGAAAGGGCTTGGCTACTAAACTCTGCTAAGAGAAGGCAGCGTTGCCCACGGCTCCAGCGCCCAGGTAGGCACATTCACCCAgtgctctgccttctccagcaTGAGCACATCTTCAGTCTCTGCTCCTGTAGCACACAGCCCTCAGCCAACACCAGGCTCAACCTATCACAGATCTCTGCACTCAAAGGGATGACCCTTAATGTGAAGGCAACAGAGAGGTTAATAGTCCCCACAGCTCCCTTCCCGAGAGCTCCTGctaactcagcactgccttgCCTACCTTCATGGCTGAGGGTCAAACTGCGCTGAGTGAATGATTGACCCACCTCATTTCTGCCAGAGCTCTGTAATAGGGGCTCTGAGCTGGTGTGGTGCCAGAGCTCCTGCTGTCTggcttctccctgctgctgcggGGATTAACCATAAAGTGAACTACATTGTGGTTTTCAGGAGCTGAATACAGGATGATTTAATAACAGTGGCTTGTCCCTGGGGGAGCTAAAGGCTGTTGTGGCAGAAATCAAAAGCAGGACGCTTCTCCGAAGCGTTCAGCCAGCATTTGGCAAGAGCAGCTTCTCATGTAGGGCAGGCTgtgttttcttgctttctccATCCCTGCTAGCTCAACACTTACTGCCAGAGCTACTTCTTCCAAGGAAATCTTGTGGGAGACCACAGCTTTCTCTTGTCCTAAGACTTGCTTCTGGACATCAAATCTTTTGGTCATTTCAGTTCATTCCCGTAGGTTAATCATTTAAGAACAGTATTGTGTGCGTGTGTTTTTTCCCCACCAAGTtcaattgtttgtttgtttgtttgtttttttctctcccacaTATGGCTTGGGAGATTCAGCAGGGACATTAGGGACAGTTTGTCCCCACAAAAATGCTACAACCCTGGGACAGAGCTCCAGAGAAGTAGGTGGCTGGACAAGAGCCTAGCACTGGGACAGAGGTTATGCTGAAGGCCTCTCCATCCATTGTGGAACTGTAGTTTAACCATGTGCTGCTAGAAAAGAAAAGTGCACAACCCCACGTTTCTCACCGAGCAGATTTCAATTCAAGGGCTAATTGGTGAGGTACCAATTATTTTCAACTTAATGAAACAGTAAGAACTAGGAACCTGGTGAGGTCTTTTGTTTTGGAGCTGGTACAGTTTCCAAATGAGCAAA
This window harbors:
- the LOC135177364 gene encoding flavin-containing monooxygenase 5-like; protein product: MAKRVAIIGGGSSGLCAIKACLQEGLEPICFERTRDIGGLWRFEEQPEEGRASIYRSVIINTSKEMMCFSDFPIPEDFPNYMHNSKIMEYFRMYAQHFDLLRHIRFKTSVCRVSKRPDFATTGQWDVVTESEGKQEASVFDAVLVCTGHHTEAHLPLSTFPGIKKFKGRYLHSRDYKDSRDFTDKTVVVVGIGNSGSDLAVEISQAAKQVFLSTRRGAWILNRVGDQGYPLDIIFTTRMKTFLKDLLSSSMVSSIMEKQLNARFDHSHYGLKPKHRVFDQHPTVNDDLPNRIISGRVQVKPNIKEFTETSVIFEDGTREEIDAVVFATGYSFSFPFLEGCVKVVENQISLYKFMFPPDLEKPTLAFIGLIQPLGAIMPISELQCRWATRVFKGLNKLPPRHNMEADIQQKKEAMAKRYVKSQRHTIQVDYIPYMDELACQVGVKPNLLTLFLTDPKLALEVAFGPCTPYQYRLQGPGKWAGAREAILTQWQRVIKPLQTRPVEDHPSTSTMPLIFKLAGAVVVLAIIFAYL